A genomic window from Phoenix dactylifera cultivar Barhee BC4 chromosome 7, palm_55x_up_171113_PBpolish2nd_filt_p, whole genome shotgun sequence includes:
- the LOC103707788 gene encoding WRKY transcription factor WRKY71-like: MDSTRIGHSSLSLDLKVGSLRFPGQVPKGLPKSLKHEEEEFLMKREAGDLKAELNRVSEENKRLNEKLAAIYEDYANLQRQVMDLITTMCSDGGSVSPGRKRKSESLAMHGYNIDGADGMTNNCMGHQIGRNSSENSCKQAREECLKVSKLYVRTDPSDSSLVVGDGYQWRKYGQKVTRDNPCPRAYFRCSFAPACPVKKKVQRSAEDRSILVATYEGEHNHGNPSQLTAPSGSSRGGSVSRRSSGPSNITLDLARVGSQQEVETPELPARSLVEQVAWSLTKDPEFKAALTTAISGNIL, encoded by the exons ATGGACTCCACAAGGATTGGTCACTCCTCCCTGAGCCTTGACCTCAAGGTCGGTTCTCTCCGGTTTCCCGGCCAAGTTCCA AAAGGGTTGCCCAAAAGTCTCAAGCATGAGGAAGAGGAGTTTTTGATGAAAAGAGAG GCTGGGGATCTCAaggcagagctcaatcgggtgTCCGAAGAGAATAAAAGACTGAACGAGAAGCTTGCCGCCATTTATGAAGACTATGCCAACCTGCAGAGACAGGTAATGGATTTGATAACCACCATGTGCTCCGATGGGGGGTCGGTCTCGCcaggaaggaagaggaagagtgaGAGCCTTGCCATGCATGGCTACAATATTGATGGGGCTGATGGAATGACCAATAATTGCATGGGACATCAGATTGGAAGAAACTCGAGCGAAAATTCTTGCAAGCAAGCGAGAGAAGAGTGTCTGAAGGTCTCTAAGCTCTACGTTCGCACCGATCCATCGGATTCGAGCCTC GTTGTAGGAGATGGGTATCAATGGAGAAAATATGGTCAGAAGGTGACAAGAGACAATCCATGTCCAAGGGCCTACTTCAGATGCTCATTTGCTCCTGCCTGCcctgtcaagaagaag GTGCAAAGAAGTGCAGAGGATAGGTCAATCCTAGTAGCAACTTACGAAGGCGAGCACAACCATGGTAATCCCTCTCAGCTTACGGCACCCAGTGGTTCCAGCCGCGGTGGCTCGGTCTCTCGCCGTTCTTCGGGCCCGAGCAACATAACACTTGATCTCGCGCGAGTGGGATCGCAGCAGGAGGTTGAGACACCGGAGCTTCCGGCGCGGAGTTTGGTGGAGCAAGTGGCTTGGTCATTGACGAAGGATCCAGAGTTTAAAGCGGCACTGACCACTGCCATTTCTGGGAACATTCTTTAG